TCGGTTTTTGTCGTCACTTTCAGCAGCTAATTTGGGaatgaaaattcagaaattgaGTGGCCTCTCAATTCGCCAGCAATTCTAAGCTTTCGCTACGTCAAATATTCTTAACATTGTACCATTTACCCGGCAGCCTGTCTTTACAAGGCCGGGGGCGAGCACTCCGCGGCCTCACAGGTGGATTAAACAGAAGAAAGGCCGGAATAGCTGCTTGTACTCCTTCATGGCAAGATTCCCTGCAGTGCTGCTTGTACTCCTTCATGACCAGGTTTCTCAGAGACAGTGCTGATCTGTATTCGAGCGTGTTTCTCGAATAGAACACCAAAGCATTACTTGCCAGCAAAAGCAAGTCCCTAAAGAGTTCTTTAGCTGATTTTATGGAGTGACTGATTATTCTTGACCTTATCATGCCAATGTCTACATGGTGTCTGATGATCTTCCTATATCTTTCTTGTTTCTGTAGTTGTCCACAAAAATCAGAAGCTCAATTCAATATATGGAACAATGTACCAAATGCTTTTGGTCCTATTTTATCCATTTTGCTCATACCTGACTGTCCATGCGATGTTTGAAGACATGAGCTGCTTCACTATGTGCGATGCATCGAAATATCTCCATCAAATTGTTTGTTTTGATGGTGTAAGCATCATTTACACTGTGACTCTTCACAGCAGAGTGCCTATTCTGATTGTAAGGTGTGGCTGTTGCTTCCTTTTGTGAAGTGGAGCCAGCATTAGACGAGCCTAAGTTGTCTCTCTCACCAACACTCACTTCTGTAACTGCTTGTTTGCAATCCTTTTTCCTCTTTCGACCTCGTCTCTTTCCAGCAATTAGTTCTTGACCAGCTTCCGCCAGCTTCTGAATACCCAAGTCTTTATCACCCTCGTAAGAAACTGAGAGGCTGGGGCTTGTACCTATCTCCATCTCTTGATGGTGGCGTTTGCAGGGCAAATCTGTCCTTGTCCTGGGGTCCTCTGTGTAGCTTCCAGCAGAATGTTCATCCTTGGAAGTGTTTTGGCTGGAAGGGTCGGTGCCATCAAAATTTGGTGATCCAGTCTGGCTCCAATCACAATCAGCCTGATAGGGATTTtgtttctctgactccagatatttaatttttgattcAAGAAACCTGAGAAAAAAAGACCAAGAATATGTAAAGAACCACACACAGTTACAAGTAGTAAAAGCATGTTGCAAGTCAAGGCTCCTATTATGCTACATAAGCAAGCCTCGTGTTTTTTCATCTTAAACCCAAGTAACAAATTGATGTGCAGACATGATTTCCAGAGGTCGGAACACTATTGCTCAGCAACATCAAATAATGTATTAACGCAGCTAAGTTAGAGCAGAAGGTATATGTGCAGGCCAAGCAGTATTGGCAATAAGCaaagtagtagtagtagtagtgaTGGAGTATGCATATTTGTGCTAACCCTATTGAAGCTTCAGATCTTGCCAGTTGTTGCTTCAGCTCCGCCACACATTGCTTTCTCAGCTCTTCAAACCAGACCCTACGGTGTCCATAATCATGTTAGTGTTACACCAAGTCAGCATGTTTGGTTTTGGTGTTAAAATGAAGCTTATCTCACCTGGACCCAGAATAACGCTTTTGCAGCTCATTGTACTTGCTTTTGCAAACCTGCAACTACACATTTCCCACAGGGAAAATAATCAAACGATATGCCCTTCAAGTAACTCCATTATACAATCTTGGATGTATCAAGTTGGCTATGACTACCATTTTGCCTTAACTATTAATTATGCAGGCTGACCGCGTTGTGTTGATGcccaaaaaaatatactattatgCTTTTTTTCTATCAAACCATGAACAGTagcaaaattttgaaaaccaaTCACCCACTAAAATTATAAGAGCATTTGTTGAATTTTTATATGTGAATTCATGATTAAAATAATAGGGGGCACGACATATGATCCATAAAATAAAGCAGAAGACGAATTGAGGCACCTTTGTAGCAAGCATGCATGCATGAAGTAAAAGTGTTGTGAGAAGACAGACCTCGGGGGTGAATAGCGTGGGGTCGCGGGAACGGGTTCGGAGCTCCGAAGCAACAACGTCCCAGCGGTGTTGGCCGTGCCTCAGAACGGCGGCTGCCAGGATAAGCTCCGCCCACGAGTTCCAACCATCCTCTGCCCCCATCCAATTCGCTCGATCGCCGCACAATTAGAAGAAGGCAAAGCCCTCGAAACAAATTAGGGGAAAATCAAAGGAACTAATAATTCACAAGAGCTAGGGCGGTAGGAATTTAATTTGGTTGAATTTTTATGGAAGGAAAAGAGAGCAGGAGAAGATTCTGGAAATCAGAGGGAAAATATTGGATTTGTATCGACGGGAGACATAGACAACATAAGCAaaccaaaagaaaaaggaaagttACAGACACCTAAAAAGAATCGAACCAGCCTTCCTCTTCTAGATTATGAACAAGGAACTTAACAAAGCAAGCCCCCTCCCTCCTACACCTACTCCTACTCGGataataaaaacacacacaaaccTTCTCCTAATCTAATAAAGATAGCATTGTGTTTATATGTTGTTTTGTGAATTTAAATTCTTATCCGATCAGGCGACCACTTGATAGGCTAAATTTCATCACTCATCATTATTTCCCTTTAACAAGATCAAGCATTCACTATTTTATCACGAGAGCACACAACGCATACCAAAAAAATTGAGTTAAAAGTTGAGACTACTACCAGATGATAAAGAAGTATAAACTTTTATTACGTCTATGGATACAACAAAGCATATCtatctttttataaaaaaattactattaagCTCTTACAATTGTTATGTAGTACAATATTGGGTCTTACCAAATGACGATTGATTTGGctaatatttttatgtatgtTGCAAGAAGACGTCAAGAAAATCAGGAAAAAGTTGGGATCTTTAATATGTAGGAATAGATCAAGTGTCCAAAACTGAGTATTCCACTATAGATTTTATCTTGGATCTCATTTAACATCTACAGCTTGCAGCtcctatattttatatatataccactgCACATAATTAATTACAGAGGAGCTGGACAAAGAGGATTAACAGCACCAGAAAGGCCCATGGGGAAAATGGAGATTAGCACCAAAAAACTGCCACATGCCCACTGCAAAAAGCCATGTATCTCAAAGAATTCTTAGATTCTTGTGAATTGGCAAACGAGCTAACTATAACTCTTCTTTTCCTTCATCCAGTTGAATATAGACACTATGTTTGTTGGAGAACCATGTTCAGTTGTTGTGCATATCTTGCTAAGCCACCTCCCCTCCTACACCAAAGGACAACAGTTATGCTCGCGAACTAAATCAATGACATAAACCATTTACGAAATTGGAATGCTTCTAGACTGAGATACTCACTTCACAAGTTCCGGAAGGATGTTCTGTACGTTCTGGAGATGTGCAAAACACTGTCTGCAACATTCAAGTCTGCAAGCAAAAACATCAATATCTCGGAATCCAGTAGAACTTACATCCAATTTGATTAAAAACGAATGAGTAAATGAGATAATACCTCTCCTCTGCATGAAGATCAACGCCAACTGAACGAGGTGCTGAAACGGTTGTACGAACTACTGTGCCAAAGACTGCTACCAGCTTCAGAAGCACTTCCAAAGAAAGACTAGCATGCCTACAAATGAAGAAGGTTATAGTTTTCTACCAAAGAAGGACAAATTT
The genomic region above belongs to Salvia miltiorrhiza cultivar Shanhuang (shh) chromosome 5, IMPLAD_Smil_shh, whole genome shotgun sequence and contains:
- the LOC130985533 gene encoding uncharacterized protein LOC130985533; translation: MGAEDGWNSWAELILAAAVLRHGQHRWDVVASELRTRSRDPTLFTPELQVCKSKYNELQKRYSGSRVWFEELRKQCVAELKQQLARSEASIGFLESKIKYLESEKQNPYQADCDWSQTGSPNFDGTDPSSQNTSKDEHSAGSYTEDPRTRTDLPCKRHHQEMEIGTSPSLSVSYEGDKDLGIQKLAEAGQELIAGKRRGRKRKKDCKQAVTEVSVGERDNLGSSNAGSTSQKEATATPYNQNRHSAVKSHSVNDAYTIKTNNLMEIFRCIAHSEAAHVFKHRMDSQKQERYRKIIRHHVDIGMIRSRIISHSIKSAKELFRDLLLLASNALVFYSRNTLEYRSALSLRNLVMKEYKQHCRESCHEGVQAAIPAFLLFNPPVRPRSARPRPCKDRLPGKWYNVKNILPANDSSASEELCNSNYDVSMNAMFKAKKVKLESADTQPKSGAVKRGRVSKRSCL